The DNA sequence CACCGATCCCGATGCCAGCGGCGCCCGCAACCCGCTCGACCGCCTCTCCGATCTCGTCCGCCTCACCGGCGACCACGCCGTGGTCAACTGGCTCTGCCACGAGGCCAACGGCTTTTTCGTCCGCAACCCCGCGCCGCCCACGCCGGACATCAGCACCGAGCTGCTCATCAACACGCAACGCCTCGTCAAGGAGTTCAGCGATCTGCTGCTAACCGTCACCCGCTCCATTGAGGACGACGGCCAGATCGAGCCCCACGAGGCCGACCGCATCCGCCAGGAGTGGGAGGTCTTCAAATCCTACGTCGAATCCTTTGTCGTCGCCTGCGAGCAGGGGGCGTACCGCAGCAAACGAAGCGGCCAATAGGTGCTTCATTTCCTTCGCTTTTCCTGCGATTGCGACGCCCCATCCTCGAATTTCGTTGTTTCGCCGCACATACGGGGATAAGATGGAGCCACCAATTCCCGGAGGCCCACCATGTCCATCGTCAGGGCTTTGCTCCATTCATCATTGGTGTCCGTCGTTCTTGGCGCGGGATTCTGCTTGCCATCCGCGCGTGCGGAATCAGATCCAATTGTCGAAACCCCGGCCGGTCAGGGTGC is a window from the Phycisphaerae bacterium genome containing:
- a CDS encoding helix-turn-helix domain-containing protein, whose amino-acid sequence is MRSHEILKRAADRVGVKALAAELRLSPALIYKWCQEFDATDPDASGARNPLDRLSDLVRLTGDHAVVNWLCHEANGFFVRNPAPPTPDISTELLINTQRLVKEFSDLLLTVTRSIEDDGQIEPHEADRIRQEWEVFKSYVESFVVACEQGAYRSKRSGQ